Proteins encoded by one window of Anaeromyxobacter diazotrophicus:
- a CDS encoding response regulator has translation MQRVLVVDDDAAIRECIAELLSTEGFDVREARDGREGLRALDAAQPGVVVLDLMMPVMSGWEFLEAKKQRRPAVANIPVIVVTASDRPGVETERVLRKPFDLEALLAAVEELTGRAPPPPPGGAAAA, from the coding sequence ATGCAACGAGTTCTCGTCGTGGACGACGACGCGGCCATCCGCGAGTGCATCGCGGAGCTGCTGTCGACGGAGGGGTTCGACGTCCGGGAGGCGCGCGACGGCCGCGAGGGGCTTCGCGCCCTCGACGCGGCACAGCCCGGCGTCGTGGTGCTGGACCTCATGATGCCCGTCATGAGCGGGTGGGAGTTCCTGGAGGCGAAGAAGCAGCGCCGACCGGCGGTCGCGAACATCCCGGTGATCGTGGTAACCGCGAGCGACAGGCCGGGCGTCGAGACGGAGCGCGTCCTGCGCAAGCCGTTCGACCTGGAGGCGCTCCTCGCCGCCGTGGAGGAGCTCACCGGCCGGGCCCCACCGCCGCCGCCGGGCGGCGCCGCCGCCGCGTGA
- the meaB gene encoding methylmalonyl Co-A mutase-associated GTPase MeaB: MTSIADRVLQGDVRAAARLMRDLDDAVPSARAALQELFPRTGRAFVVGLTGAPGAGKSSLTDRLVAHHRAAGKTVGVVAVDPTSPYTGGAILGDRIRMQDHALDPGVFIRSMATRGNLGGLSRATAGVVAVMDAMGKDVVVVETVGVGQDEIEVAALAHTVVVVAVPGLGDDVQAIKAGVLEIADVFAVNKADREGADRTVRDLQQMLELRRQTATRPGLEHDAAHELRGSPAWSPDDPAFWEPPIVKTVAVRDEGVGDLLAAIERHRQHLEATGQRRAREVARARAAFLALLRDRLLAGALERLAAEEGHLDALAARIADHVEDPFRLADELAARLGA; the protein is encoded by the coding sequence ATGACCTCCATCGCCGACCGCGTCCTCCAGGGAGACGTCCGCGCCGCCGCGCGGCTCATGCGCGACCTCGACGACGCCGTGCCGTCGGCGCGCGCCGCGCTGCAGGAGCTCTTCCCGCGCACCGGCCGCGCCTTCGTGGTGGGCCTCACCGGCGCCCCCGGGGCCGGCAAGTCCTCGCTCACCGACCGGCTGGTCGCTCACCACCGCGCCGCCGGCAAGACGGTGGGGGTGGTGGCGGTCGACCCGACCAGCCCGTACACCGGCGGCGCCATCCTGGGCGACCGCATCCGAATGCAGGACCACGCGCTCGACCCGGGCGTCTTCATCCGCTCCATGGCCACCCGCGGCAACCTGGGCGGCCTCTCGCGCGCCACCGCCGGCGTGGTGGCCGTGATGGACGCCATGGGCAAGGACGTGGTGGTGGTCGAGACGGTCGGCGTGGGCCAGGACGAGATCGAGGTCGCGGCGCTGGCGCACACGGTGGTGGTGGTGGCGGTGCCGGGGCTCGGCGACGACGTGCAGGCCATCAAGGCGGGCGTGCTCGAGATCGCCGACGTCTTCGCGGTCAACAAGGCCGACCGGGAGGGCGCCGACCGCACCGTGCGCGACCTGCAGCAGATGCTCGAGCTGCGCCGGCAGACCGCGACCCGCCCCGGCCTGGAGCACGACGCCGCGCACGAGCTGCGCGGGTCGCCCGCCTGGAGCCCAGACGATCCCGCCTTCTGGGAGCCGCCGATCGTGAAGACGGTGGCGGTCCGGGACGAGGGGGTGGGGGACCTCCTCGCCGCCATCGAGCGCCACCGCCAGCACCTCGAGGCCACCGGCCAGCGCCGGGCGCGCGAGGTGGCCCGGGCCCGCGCCGCGTTCCTGGCCCTGCTCCGCGACCGGCTTCTCGCCGGCGCGCTCGAGCGGCTGGCGGCCGAGGAGGGTCACCTCGACGCCCTCGCCGCCCGCATCGCCGACCACGTCGAGGACCCGTTCCGCCTCGCGGACGAGCTTGCCGCGCGCCTGGGCGCGTGA
- a CDS encoding peptidylprolyl isomerase produces MTRPALLALALCLAPALAPAQTPPEAPKPAPAKKAAPKAAAPKELYATFVTSQGKIGVRLFPEQKPNAVKNFVDLAEGKKAWTDPRTGQRVQKPLYDGTVFHRVIPGFMIQGGDPLGLGVGGPGYAIPDELEASEHFFDQPCQLAYANSGPNSNGSQFFITEVPTLHLNPVKCDRSPSGLCGYVRFGEGVCGCDLVGKIARLGNSKTTLEKVVISKTKPTCQ; encoded by the coding sequence ATGACGAGACCCGCCCTGCTCGCGCTCGCCCTGTGCCTCGCGCCCGCTCTCGCGCCCGCGCAGACGCCGCCCGAGGCGCCCAAGCCCGCGCCCGCCAAGAAGGCGGCCCCCAAGGCCGCCGCGCCCAAGGAGCTCTACGCCACCTTCGTCACCAGCCAGGGCAAGATCGGCGTCCGGCTCTTCCCGGAGCAGAAGCCCAACGCGGTGAAGAACTTCGTCGACCTGGCCGAGGGCAAGAAGGCCTGGACCGACCCGCGCACCGGCCAGCGGGTGCAGAAGCCGCTCTACGACGGGACCGTGTTCCACCGCGTCATCCCCGGGTTCATGATCCAGGGCGGCGACCCGCTCGGCCTCGGCGTCGGCGGCCCCGGCTACGCCATCCCCGACGAGCTCGAGGCGAGCGAGCACTTCTTCGACCAGCCGTGCCAGCTCGCCTACGCGAACTCCGGCCCGAACTCCAACGGCTCGCAGTTCTTCATCACCGAGGTGCCGACGCTGCACCTCAACCCCGTCAAGTGCGACCGCAGCCCCTCCGGCCTGTGCGGCTACGTCCGCTTCGGCGAGGGCGTGTGCGGCTGCGACCTGGTGGGCAAGATCGCCCGCCTCGGCAACAGCAAGACGACGCTCGAGAAGGTCGTCATCTCGAAGACGAAGCCCACCTGCCAGTGA
- a CDS encoding peptidylprolyl isomerase produces the protein MPVTPEPPMADPIYATFKTSAGDLVVKLLPEKAPQTVENFLGLVEGTKEWTDPTSNQKVKRPLYDGTVFHRVIPDFMIQGGDPLGTGYGGPGFRFGDEIGPDNKFDKPGLLAMANAGPNTNGSQFFITEVPTPHLNRGHTIFGEVVKGFELVPKIARGGNGKTKLEKITITRGAQP, from the coding sequence CTGCCAGTGACCCCGGAGCCGCCCATGGCCGATCCCATCTACGCGACGTTCAAGACCTCCGCCGGTGACCTGGTGGTGAAGCTCCTGCCCGAGAAGGCGCCCCAGACCGTGGAGAACTTCCTCGGCCTGGTCGAGGGCACGAAGGAGTGGACCGACCCCACCTCGAACCAGAAGGTGAAGCGGCCGCTCTACGACGGCACCGTGTTCCACCGCGTCATCCCGGACTTCATGATCCAGGGCGGCGACCCGCTCGGCACCGGCTACGGCGGCCCCGGCTTCCGCTTCGGGGACGAGATCGGCCCCGACAACAAGTTCGACAAGCCGGGCCTGCTCGCCATGGCGAACGCCGGGCCGAACACGAACGGCTCGCAGTTCTTCATCACGGAGGTCCCGACCCCGCACCTCAACCGCGGCCACACCATCTTCGGCGAGGTGGTGAAGGGCTTCGAGCTCGTCCCCAAGATCGCGCGCGGCGGCAACGGCAAGACGAAGCTCGAGAAGATCACGATCACGCGCGGCGCGCAGCCTTAA
- the era gene encoding GTPase Era — MGPPTPTAAAFRAGFVAILGRPNVGKSTLLNRVLREKIAIVSPRPQTTRTRILGVWNGPGAQLAFFDTPGLHRAEGPLNRRMVEVGLSTLSEVDVALLLVEAGTGPEGRVEVGEATRWIIEEVKRSGKPAVLGISKIDRAPKEAILPVIAAYRELHAWTEVVPFSALRDENVDDLLRTLARLVPEAEQPLFPPDVLTDQAERQLAAEYVREQVMLQTRQEIPYAAAVAVEAFDETEREKGRHGLVRVAATIYVERESQKGIVIGKRGALLKEIGTAARTGLERLLGCKVFLELHVKVDERWSEREDALRKHGL; from the coding sequence GTGGGACCTCCCACCCCGACCGCCGCGGCCTTCCGCGCCGGCTTCGTCGCGATCCTCGGCCGCCCCAACGTCGGGAAGTCGACGCTGCTCAACCGCGTGCTGCGCGAGAAGATCGCGATCGTCTCGCCGCGGCCGCAGACCACCCGCACCCGCATCCTCGGGGTGTGGAACGGCCCCGGCGCGCAGCTCGCCTTCTTCGACACGCCCGGGCTCCACCGCGCCGAGGGGCCCCTCAACCGCCGCATGGTCGAGGTGGGGCTCAGCACCCTCTCCGAGGTGGACGTCGCGCTCCTGCTGGTCGAGGCGGGCACCGGGCCGGAGGGCCGGGTGGAGGTGGGCGAGGCGACCCGCTGGATCATCGAGGAGGTGAAGCGCAGCGGGAAGCCGGCCGTGCTCGGCATCTCCAAGATCGACCGCGCCCCCAAGGAGGCGATCCTCCCGGTCATCGCCGCCTATCGCGAGCTGCACGCCTGGACCGAGGTGGTGCCCTTCTCGGCGCTGCGCGACGAGAACGTCGACGACCTCCTCCGCACGCTGGCGCGCCTCGTCCCCGAGGCCGAGCAGCCGCTCTTCCCGCCGGACGTGCTGACCGACCAGGCGGAGCGCCAGCTCGCGGCGGAGTACGTGCGCGAGCAGGTCATGCTGCAGACGCGGCAGGAGATCCCGTACGCGGCCGCGGTGGCGGTGGAGGCGTTCGACGAGACCGAGCGGGAGAAGGGGCGCCACGGCCTGGTCCGCGTCGCCGCCACCATCTACGTCGAGCGCGAGAGCCAGAAGGGCATCGTCATCGGCAAGCGCGGCGCCCTGCTGAAGGAGATCGGCACCGCCGCCCGCACCGGGCTGGAGCGCCTGCTCGGCTGCAAGGTCTTCCTCGAGCTGCACGTGAAGGTGGACGAGCGCTGGAGCGAGCGCGAGGACGCGCTGCGGAAGCACGGGCTTTAG
- the der gene encoding ribosome biogenesis GTPase Der, with amino-acid sequence MPRPLVALVGRPNVGKSTLFNRLAGRRLAIVEDVPGVTRDRNYADAEWDGREFSVVDTGGFEPDAGGGEPLNALVQRQAQLAVEEAAAVVLVVDGREGLTSVDQAVADLLRRSGKPLFVAVNKVDAARHEGDLPIAEFHRLGLGEVFPVSAEHARGVSELAEAVLQRLAVPRAPPPPEAAEELPEEGADAPRGPIRLAIVGRPNVGKSTFVNALLGQERFVVSDVPGTTRDAIDSAVEHKGQQFIVTDTAGIRRKSGVAQKVEAYSVLRAMRCIDESEVVACLLDAGEAGVEQDARLLGMVAEKGRALVVVVNKWDLGEQGGATQAWYRDELAKRLPFVAWAPMIFTSGRTGKGVAKVLDTAARLMEQYRARFPTHAMNELLERIQVSHPAPLVRGRRVKLYYVAQVAYAPPTFVIQCNRPESVNEHYQRYVENRFREAFGLEVPLRLVYKERQRRSRPPPGAKKA; translated from the coding sequence GTGCCCCGTCCTCTCGTCGCCCTCGTCGGGCGCCCCAACGTCGGCAAGTCGACGCTCTTCAACCGCCTCGCGGGCCGGCGGCTCGCCATCGTGGAGGACGTCCCCGGCGTCACCCGCGACCGCAACTACGCCGACGCGGAGTGGGACGGGCGCGAGTTCTCGGTGGTCGACACCGGCGGCTTCGAGCCGGACGCGGGCGGCGGCGAGCCCCTCAACGCGCTCGTGCAGCGCCAGGCACAGCTCGCGGTCGAGGAGGCCGCGGCGGTGGTGCTGGTCGTGGACGGGCGCGAGGGGCTGACCAGCGTCGACCAGGCGGTGGCGGACCTGCTCCGCCGCTCCGGCAAGCCGCTGTTCGTCGCCGTGAACAAGGTCGACGCCGCCCGGCACGAGGGCGACCTCCCCATCGCCGAGTTCCACCGGCTCGGGCTGGGCGAGGTCTTCCCGGTCTCCGCCGAGCACGCGCGCGGCGTCTCGGAGCTGGCCGAGGCCGTCCTCCAGCGCCTCGCCGTCCCGCGCGCCCCGCCGCCGCCCGAGGCGGCCGAGGAGCTGCCCGAGGAGGGCGCGGACGCGCCGAGGGGCCCCATCCGCCTGGCGATCGTCGGCCGGCCCAACGTCGGCAAGAGCACCTTCGTGAACGCGCTCCTCGGCCAGGAGCGGTTCGTCGTCTCCGACGTGCCCGGCACCACCCGGGACGCCATCGACTCGGCGGTCGAGCACAAGGGCCAGCAGTTCATCGTCACCGACACCGCCGGCATCCGGCGCAAGAGCGGGGTGGCCCAGAAGGTCGAGGCCTACTCGGTGCTGCGCGCCATGCGCTGCATCGACGAGTCGGAGGTGGTGGCCTGCCTGCTCGACGCCGGCGAGGCGGGCGTGGAGCAGGACGCGCGCCTGCTGGGGATGGTGGCGGAGAAGGGCCGGGCGCTGGTGGTGGTGGTGAACAAGTGGGACCTGGGCGAGCAGGGCGGGGCGACCCAGGCCTGGTACCGCGACGAGCTCGCGAAGCGGCTGCCCTTCGTCGCCTGGGCGCCGATGATCTTCACCTCCGGCCGCACCGGGAAGGGCGTCGCGAAGGTGCTCGACACCGCGGCGCGCCTCATGGAGCAGTACCGCGCCCGTTTCCCCACCCACGCCATGAACGAGCTCCTGGAGCGCATCCAGGTCAGCCACCCCGCGCCGCTGGTGCGCGGGCGCCGGGTGAAGCTCTACTACGTCGCCCAGGTCGCCTACGCGCCGCCGACGTTCGTCATCCAGTGCAACCGGCCCGAGTCGGTGAACGAGCACTACCAGCGCTACGTCGAGAACCGGTTCCGCGAGGCG